The following coding sequences lie in one Amblyraja radiata isolate CabotCenter1 chromosome 20, sAmbRad1.1.pri, whole genome shotgun sequence genomic window:
- the tnni2 gene encoding troponin I, fast skeletal muscle isoform X1 translates to MFSVYLLQQKKSKMNSSRRMHLKSLLLSLAKSAIEKEEADRITEKERYMGEHCVPLQISGASMADLQEICKKLHGTIDVVDEERYDLEIKVTKTGKEIDDLNLKVFDLKGKFKRPPLKRVRMSADAMLRALLGSKHKVSMDLRANLKQVKKEDTEKEKDLRDVGDWRKNIEEKAGMEGRKKMFEGAE, encoded by the exons ATGTTCTCTGTTTATTTATTACAGCAGAAAAAATCCAAGATGAACTCATCTCGTAGAATGCACCTGAAG AGCTTACTGCTTTCACTTGCCAAAAGTGCAATCGAGAAGGAGGAAGCAGATCGAATAACGGAGAAGGAGAGGTACATGGGAGAACATTGCGTACCATTGCAGATTTCCGGGGCTTCCATGGCAGACTTACAG GAGATATGCAAAAAGCTTCATGGCACTATCGATGTGGTTGATGAGGAGAGATATGACTTGGAAATCAAAGTTACTAAGACAGGCAAAGAG ATTGATGACCTGAATCTGAAAGTCTTTGACCTGAAGGGCAAGTTTAAGAGGCCACCCCTCAAGAGAGTGCGCATGTCAGCCGACGCCATGTTGCGTGCGCTGCTGGGCTCCAAACACAAGGTGTCCATGGATCTGAGAGCCAACCTGAAGCAGGTGAAGAAAGAGGACACTGAGAAGGAGAAG GACCTGCGGGATGTCGGAGACTGGCGTAAGAATATTGAGGAGAAGGCTGGAATGGAAGGCAGGAAAAAGATGTTTGAGGGTGCTGAATAA
- the tnni2 gene encoding troponin I, fast skeletal muscle isoform X2: protein MGDDEQKKSKMNSSRRMHLKSLLLSLAKSAIEKEEADRITEKERYMGEHCVPLQISGASMADLQEICKKLHGTIDVVDEERYDLEIKVTKTGKEIDDLNLKVFDLKGKFKRPPLKRVRMSADAMLRALLGSKHKVSMDLRANLKQVKKEDTEKEKDLRDVGDWRKNIEEKAGMEGRKKMFEGAE, encoded by the exons CAGAAAAAATCCAAGATGAACTCATCTCGTAGAATGCACCTGAAG AGCTTACTGCTTTCACTTGCCAAAAGTGCAATCGAGAAGGAGGAAGCAGATCGAATAACGGAGAAGGAGAGGTACATGGGAGAACATTGCGTACCATTGCAGATTTCCGGGGCTTCCATGGCAGACTTACAG GAGATATGCAAAAAGCTTCATGGCACTATCGATGTGGTTGATGAGGAGAGATATGACTTGGAAATCAAAGTTACTAAGACAGGCAAAGAG ATTGATGACCTGAATCTGAAAGTCTTTGACCTGAAGGGCAAGTTTAAGAGGCCACCCCTCAAGAGAGTGCGCATGTCAGCCGACGCCATGTTGCGTGCGCTGCTGGGCTCCAAACACAAGGTGTCCATGGATCTGAGAGCCAACCTGAAGCAGGTGAAGAAAGAGGACACTGAGAAGGAGAAG GACCTGCGGGATGTCGGAGACTGGCGTAAGAATATTGAGGAGAAGGCTGGAATGGAAGGCAGGAAAAAGATGTTTGAGGGTGCTGAATAA
- the tnni2 gene encoding troponin I, fast skeletal muscle isoform X3, giving the protein MNSSRRMHLKSLLLSLAKSAIEKEEADRITEKERYMGEHCVPLQISGASMADLQEICKKLHGTIDVVDEERYDLEIKVTKTGKEIDDLNLKVFDLKGKFKRPPLKRVRMSADAMLRALLGSKHKVSMDLRANLKQVKKEDTEKEKDLRDVGDWRKNIEEKAGMEGRKKMFEGAE; this is encoded by the exons ATGAACTCATCTCGTAGAATGCACCTGAAG AGCTTACTGCTTTCACTTGCCAAAAGTGCAATCGAGAAGGAGGAAGCAGATCGAATAACGGAGAAGGAGAGGTACATGGGAGAACATTGCGTACCATTGCAGATTTCCGGGGCTTCCATGGCAGACTTACAG GAGATATGCAAAAAGCTTCATGGCACTATCGATGTGGTTGATGAGGAGAGATATGACTTGGAAATCAAAGTTACTAAGACAGGCAAAGAG ATTGATGACCTGAATCTGAAAGTCTTTGACCTGAAGGGCAAGTTTAAGAGGCCACCCCTCAAGAGAGTGCGCATGTCAGCCGACGCCATGTTGCGTGCGCTGCTGGGCTCCAAACACAAGGTGTCCATGGATCTGAGAGCCAACCTGAAGCAGGTGAAGAAAGAGGACACTGAGAAGGAGAAG GACCTGCGGGATGTCGGAGACTGGCGTAAGAATATTGAGGAGAAGGCTGGAATGGAAGGCAGGAAAAAGATGTTTGAGGGTGCTGAATAA